One stretch of Carassius carassius chromosome 18, fCarCar2.1, whole genome shotgun sequence DNA includes these proteins:
- the LOC132091942 gene encoding uncharacterized protein LOC132091942, which yields MSFTATPGHHGPWVHPQRRTRAGSRATTSPPPAFDISIRNRFAPLRETGRDAVIIGDSIVRHVSATLAEGKVHTHCLPGARVLDVSAQIPAILKVDESPRAVVLHAGVMDTTLQQTETLKRDFRSLIETVRSTTPAATIVVSGPLPTYRRGHERFSRLFALNEWLLSWCKEQKLLFVNNWNLFWERPRLFRADGLHPSRIGAELLSDNISRTLRSM from the coding sequence atgtccttcactgcgacgccgggacaccacggaccctgggtgcatccacagcggaggacgcgagccgggtcccgggcgacgacttctccccctcctgccttcgacatctccatccggaaccgcttcgctcccctccgcgagacaggacgcgacgctgtgatcatcggagactccatcgtccgacacgtaagtgctacgttagccgaaggtaaagtgcacactcattgtttgcctggtgctcgtgttctcgatgtttctgcgcagatacccgcgatcctgaaggtcgacgagagccccagagcggtcgtgcttcacgccggggttatgGACACCACGCTgcagcagacggagacgctgaagagggacttcaggagcctgatcgagacggttcgcagcacgacgcccgcggcgacgatcgtcgtgtcaggaccactgcccacgtatcgacgaggacacgaaaggttcagtagactttttgctttaaatgaatggttgttgtcatggtgtaaagaacagaaactgctatttgttaataactggaatcttttctgggagcgtcctaggctgtttcgcgctgatggattacaccccagcagaatcggagcggagctgctctctgacaacatctccaggacacttcgctccatgtga